One genomic region from Jilunia laotingensis encodes:
- the gap gene encoding type I glyceraldehyde-3-phosphate dehydrogenase encodes MIKVGINGFGRIGRFVFRAAMKRNDIQIVGINDLCPVDYLAYMLKYDTMHGQFEGTIEADVEKNLLIVNGNPIRITAERNPADLKWNEVNAEYVVESTGLFLSKDKAQGHIDAGAKYVVMSAPSKDDTPMFVCGVNEKTYAGQQFVSNASCTTNCLAPIAKVLNDKWGIKDGLMTTVHSTTATQKTVDGPSMKDWRGGRAAAGNIIPSSTGAAKAVGKVIPALNGKLTGMSMRVPTLDVSVVDLTVNLEKPATYAEICAAMKEASEGELKGILGYTEDAVVSSDFLGDPRTSIFDAKAGIALTDNFVKVVSWYDNEIGYSNKVLDLIAHMATVNK; translated from the coding sequence ATCGGACGTTTCGTATTCCGCGCTGCAATGAAAAGAAACGATATTCAAATCGTTGGTATCAATGACCTTTGCCCGGTTGACTATTTGGCATACATGCTGAAATATGATACAATGCACGGACAGTTCGAAGGAACTATCGAAGCCGATGTTGAAAAAAATCTGCTGATCGTAAACGGTAATCCTATCCGCATCACAGCAGAAAGAAATCCTGCTGACCTGAAATGGAATGAAGTAAATGCAGAATACGTAGTTGAATCTACAGGTCTGTTCCTGTCTAAAGATAAAGCTCAGGGTCATATCGACGCCGGTGCTAAATATGTAGTAATGTCTGCTCCTTCTAAAGACGATACTCCTATGTTCGTTTGCGGTGTAAACGAAAAGACTTACGCAGGACAACAATTCGTTTCTAACGCTTCTTGTACTACTAACTGCTTGGCTCCTATCGCTAAAGTATTGAACGATAAATGGGGTATCAAAGACGGTTTGATGACTACAGTACACTCTACAACTGCTACCCAGAAAACAGTTGACGGTCCTTCTATGAAAGACTGGAGAGGTGGTCGTGCTGCTGCCGGCAACATCATCCCTTCTTCTACAGGTGCTGCAAAAGCTGTAGGTAAAGTTATCCCTGCTTTGAACGGCAAACTGACTGGTATGTCTATGCGTGTTCCGACTTTGGACGTATCTGTAGTTGACTTGACAGTTAATTTGGAAAAACCGGCTACTTATGCTGAAATCTGCGCTGCTATGAAAGAAGCTTCAGAAGGCGAATTGAAAGGTATCTTGGGTTACACTGAAGACGCAGTTGTTTCTTCTGACTTCTTGGGTGATCCTCGCACTTCTATCTTCGATGCTAAAGCTGGTATCGCTTTGACTGACAATTTCGTTAAAGTTGTATCTTGGTATGACAACGAAATCGGTTACTCAAACAAGGTTCTTGACCTGATCGCTCACATGGCTACAGTTAACAAGTAA